The Maylandia zebra isolate NMK-2024a linkage group LG1, Mzebra_GT3a, whole genome shotgun sequence DNA segment GAAGAAATGAGAATGTGTTTTGGTCTCGATCTGATTCACAATTACAGGCAAACAATCTgaatttaaaagaagaagaagaaaaaaagataacagCTGaacttttcatgttttattgaacACACCAAGAACTCATTTACAACACAGGCTGGGAACAGTAAAAACTGGAGTTTCTTAAAATTTCAAACCTCATTTAAAAGTAACAACCTCCACCTGACATTCCCTGTTTAAACACttctgtaaaaaagaaagaaaagagttactagtttttattttgactTAATAAACTTCAGGTTATTGCACAGCATCTGAGCTCAGGACTATGACTTGTaacaattatttttttcctttgtcaATCATTTTTTACATAACAGGTGGTGGGATCTAATTAAACATAAGATATACATCGCTGCGTCAACACACAGTCATAATTCGTATATTATCAGTCAGTTATTAGTAAGAATGTGTGTAAATCGTTgacatttcagttcagttcagttcatttttatttcaaacatatacATTCACCAACATTTCATAATATCATTCCATGcagttgtttgaaaaggagtaggcagaaGTATATACTTATTTAGCTCTACCCCCTTAGGTTTACATCTTAATCATTTCCTCATCATCTAAATTTGAACAACAAAAACTTATacaatggtttcaacttagaaCATGAcgtcacaaaaaatattttctcataTTCAACCAATACTATGTTTAGATTTACTCATTTGCAAAGGAAAGCAAACATCACTTTGACTGCTTTCTTGGGTTAATTgcgttttcttcattcttatacttatttaaaatttcttttttgagttttattttaaactggtttATATCACTACTgacctttatttcttcttctaacTCGTTCCAGAATTTAACTCCCGCTATAGAAATAGACATTCTTTCCAAAGTTGTTCTTACtctttgtaattttaaattccaCTTCCCTCTAAAATTATATCTCCCTTCTCTCTCTAAGAACCATTTACTTATTTCGATTGGGAGCATCCCTTTCCTTGCCTTATATATTATTTGCACTGTTTTGAACTTgaccagatcctggaattttaTAGCTTGCGTCCTAATAAAGAGTGCATTTGTGTGAGCCCTATACCCCTCCTGATTTATCAATCTAATAACCCTTTACTGCATTATGATTATAGTCTGAATATTACTTCTATATGTATTTCCTCAAACCTCTACACAATAACTCATGTACGCTAATAGTAAAGCACAATATAACATATACAATGTTTTCCTATCCAGAAATTGTTTTGCTTTCCCCAAGACAGCAATGCCCCGTGCTAACTCTCCCCTCAGTGATGTGTGATTTCCAACAGACCTTATGATCAATGATCACACCAAGAAATTTTATAGTATTAACTCTTTCTAGATATATAttatcaacacaaatttcaatgttaatgttttttcttataatttccaaataaaataaattttgttttatttaatgttaatgacAATTTGTTTCTATCAAACCACTTCTTTAATATCTTTAACTCCTGTGCGATCACATCCAAAACCTGTTGCAATTTCACACCTGAACAAAGTATattggtatcatctgcaaaaattacTTTAGTATAAAACTTTAGTATCTTTGATAcattacaaatatcatttatatacataataaacattttcGGACCCAATACTGATCCTTGAGGTACTCCACATTCAATATCCATCAATTTTCCATGCACAGAGTGAAGATGTTTATGCCACAGGCTGTGCAGCGTCTTCCTCCAGCAGAGGTTTGTAGAGCTCTGGGTCGTCAGTGctctaaaagagaaaaataatattTGTAAAGTGCATGAAGTGTCGACTCCCTCCAGTCACAAACCATGACTGCGCACACTTTGATGACAATTTCATGCAGGGATACAAAAAGGAATCAACATTTAAGGTGACGTTAAAAATAAAGTGCAattacaatttattttattgttattaaaacAAACTGTGGTAAGCTGTTGTTGTCCACACTAACAGAAAGTTGGGCACAGCTGTTCAAACTTCCTCTGgtctatttttttattagtcCCAACAGCTCTTCTTCCTCatggatctctctctctctctgcagcagTTCCACCATGAAGCTCTGATTCACACAGTCTCTCCCTAAAATCTGCAGCCTGAACTCTGGACTTGCTGTCCTGGGCCGGTCCACGTGGGAGCCAGTTTCTACAAAGAGTTTGAAGTTCCACAAATATTCTGGACTGACTGAGCTTCATGCCTTAAAGTCATGAtgggctgttgttttgttttatgttgtcATCCTGCTCTCTGTCTGTACATCAGATATAAACTTTAACTGACTCACTCAAACTGGTAGAGAGCATGAGAACACTGCACAGACTCACTGTTACCTGGTTTCACTGATATtcagacaaaacaaacagaattcCTGCAAGAACACTTCATGTGTTCAGCCAACATCTTCTACTATTTAACATGTTTATCAGAATGTGTTTTAACCATTGTGTTGTCCATTATCTAccttgttttgtcctttttctttgTTCCTCAGAGCCTTGATTCCCAGGACAGCAGAGCTTATCACAACACAGAGCTCCAGAACAGACAAGGTGATCATCACAGCACTGATGCTTCTCAGGAGCATCTGATGGGATACAAACAACAGTGCTTCATCTAAAGTCTCAAAATGATATATACTGCAGTATATAAGATAGTATCATATAGTGTATATGTGCgatttttctttctgctctCCCTAACTTACCACCAGCATTGCTCGGCCCTCCAAGCATTTCTCCtgaaggagtttttcctccaaAGATGGAGACCTTATCGTTTCCCTGCCATACCCGTAACCATTGTAGCCATTGTAACCATTGTAACCATTGTAGCCATTGTAACCATTGTAACCATTGTAGCCATTGTAACCATTGTAACCATTGTAGCCATTGTAACCATTGTAGTATTCATAACAGTTCCACCAAGAATCAATGTATCCTAAATTAATGCTGTACAAAGCAATGGCTGTGATGGCAAAAGCAACTCCAGTCAGATTCAGAATCACAGTAAGGAtgacctgaaaaacaaaaatgaccaGTTAATGTACAAGAAAATATCCAAACCATAAATGACACTTAGTGCATTCTTAGACTAAAGTATCATAGCCTCTGTGAGTACGCATGTTTTCATAGTCATGCCTGGATTCTTCATTAATCTAAACGTTGGTTTCTGTCTAGTTGCTGCTTTACGATATGATGGTTGTTATTTTCATGTTAAGTTTGGGtttctgtttttggtttgttaatGTTATTCCTCACTTCAGATTAATGAAGTATCTGATTCTGTCTGTGAATggaattttgtatttttagtttTGTGGGGGTTAACTTTGGCTAACTTTAATCTTAGCCAAACCGATCTATtcaggaacaaacaaaacactgaaaaaattcagttcagttcaattcaattcaattttatttatatagcgccaaatcacaacaaaagtcgcctcaaggcgcaaaaaacaaacaataatatttttaagttatctaaatgatttgtatatcatgtttagcgAAAGACCATGGGTGGGTTTAAAATGATGTGCCAGGAGTTCGCTGTTCTCGCcggctaaccctaacccccggCTAGCTGTCAAGCTGGTGGTAATATATGTCTTAAAAGTTTAAAACTAAGTGCTATGAAtcctgggataggttgggccacgaaggatacacccgacccatccttcaaatctggggaaaaggaggacgcatttggaGGAGTCTTTGAATTTGGACAGTTTTTGTTGCATCGCTGtaacgtaatcggcctacaaatgcagCCTCTGAAGGATGTGGCCCctaaatttggacacagctacttcttcttgttcttcttctttggcatttaatggcagctggcatccttgtacatacagtgctgccatcttctgttccagtccattattacactcttaaatcctactacttattcctacgtctttcaggatcttacaaAGTTTCAAACGACGTGCCCACTATTAAATTAGTTGACGTAATCATGACAACtcgactaatcatggcagccctAATCTGGATAAATGTTTTTGTCATGTAATTGGATTGCACTTTTTAAGGCCTCTACCCTAAGAcctggtgtcatggtcctggttcggtgacccagtgttttgagttttgtatcATTATTGAATTTTGATTTTGTCATAGTTTATCTTTTCTAGTCTTTTGGTTCCTCTGTTCTATGGTCTGCTGTATTCCCTAGTCAAGTGCGCATCtgttatgtttcctattttactTTGGAAGTCTGTGTCCAATGtcagtgtatttagtttcacttcccctgtTCTGTctttaggttcatgtgtgtcagctgtgctcccatgtgtggccacttcccttGATCATCCcttatgtgtatttagtctctggctgtatcccaattcagggtctgcagccttaaaggccgcattttaaggccaatTACAGCACAGCGACGCgacaaaggctgtcccaattcgaaggctgcttgaaatgcggccctcaaatgcgtccttcatttcactgaattttaaggatgtggcggtgtagacttcgtggcccaacatatcccagaatgcttAGCGCgtcggtgggtgtggataattttgccggaaaaaaaaacggcggaaaaggggcggccgaagagtaaacttttaaaagtaagtactgcatattatgttacttatttatgtgcgaatgtttaataacgaagaacattaaaacattactgctggccacatgtcggcaaagttatgtgacattagtgatgtcaCATGACATCAAAAAGTCCTTTAGAGAtcatatgaaaatgttttacagctgaAATACTCACCAAACATGGACTTGGATACTTCTCAGACAAAACGCACACAATGCCGAACATGATGAACTagacaaaagacaaaataaataaatacataaataaaaagttcATGTCCATCTTAAGAACAGGAgagaagtttcttcagttccggaactgaagaaacttctcggatgagaggtgaaacgtcttcaagcaacctaaagaagtccagatgcttttctttccaagttgtaaataaaaccttTCATCATGAGAGAACAATTGTAtagtttgtttgtgtaaactgCTATTTTGAACTATAGCTAATTTTTTAATGTAACCTAGCAAAACTATGAATCGGTGTTTGTAAATGTGCACTGGTGTCATCACATGTAGATATTACTTGGACATAACTTGGCATTTAACCTTTCTGTCACATATTTAACACTGTGGAAAGATATGTTTGAACCCCAAAATGATCTTCTCTTAAAGCTTTCCAAGTCTATTCAATGCCTAAAAGTAACCAATGAGTGAGCAAATAAAGAGGTTCAAAAATCATCCTAGCTGGAACTTGAAGATCAATCTAAGAGTTTCGATCATCCACAAACAGAGtactgacacttttttttttgtcttcagatttttttttttatatatacatatacccATGATTATTTACTTACCAATGCACCCAACCAAAATGGAAAGCCTAAGTAGTTTAAGTAAAAGGAGGTCCAAGTGCTATAGAGTATAGATCCCAATCCAATGTTGAGAAGCCCGATCATTATCTGCAGAGTCTGCGAAAAATGAAGTACAGTATGAACAGTGAACATTGTGCAGTTTAAGaaaaaactacaaattaaaaaataggCATAATATAAAATGTGATGTGTAGATGGTTGTAGCTCACCCCCAGCACTGTCTGAGAAGCTCTGTTGAGACTTCTCAGGCGCTGAGACACAGTGCAGCACACTGGACTGTAGCAAAGGTTCTTGAAGATCTGGCACAGAGGAGGCCAAGGACTTTGGGGGTCAGTGGTCAGAGTGAGTACAGTGACCCCATCAGCCTTGGACACAATCACTGACATCCTGTCTTGAGATCCTGGAGACTGAGAGACaagaaaaagctgaaataagAATCAGATTAAAGTCTTAGTGGAAAAACAATTTGACCCAAACACCTCACTTCCCTTCACTTAACTTCACTTTCCACCAAAGGAGCtttaaacagaattttaaaagtaatcttttaattaattaaaccgACTTGATGCTGGGAGGCTGTCACATCACTGGACGCTCTCAAGTTGGCTTTAACAGGTGACACTGGTTCTTCATATGGATAACACTGTGCTGATACTAGTTTACAAGAATGTTTTACATATATAGGCAACCTCCAGGTGCTGAAAATGGAATCCCGCAGTGATGTACCCAGTCACTTTACTGTGTCGGCTACAACAGCAGGTCACATGTCATAAACTTCTATGTTAaaattttcacttcacagcagaaaAAAGTTTGTCGTGTGCTACAAAAATGGGTTTGGTCTCTATAGATAATTTCTGGCATAATAATGACAATCAGATTCATAGTAAAAGTGTGATGGTCCGTAGTCGGGTGACTTGGTTTTTGTTTATTCAATGTTCTCAGTTTATGTGGGATTTTCatgattagttttttttttttgtatttatttttccttatttATTCTTTAGCACCGCTGTGATTTTCCAGCCTTTAGGTTTTGTCTCTGTGCCTCCCTTGTGTTCCTTGTGTTGTGTCTTGTGGTCCTGgttcatgttcattttatttcctgttttactttgacagtcccaTGTCCAATGTCAGTGTGTCTAgaggggtgtccaaattcatgggctgcatcctcctgaggacccgtcCTTCGCGGTCttcgtgggccgggtcctcagaaagtcgggtaggccggaagtaaacggctgtgaaattggaccgtctagccttcagatttacgtcaccgctgtctcggtggagtttaataaactcggccgtctgctccttgctatctaaaatataacaggacactggtgtaaattcccgaccatctcacacttctgtttaatcagttttctgtttgacgtttagtcagctgtgtgaaaaccaaggaggagggggattaataaagttttattttatctaatctaataaccttaatctcagccaaaccgatttactcacgaacaaataaaacactgaaaaaagccaaaaaattacatttttaggttgtctaagtgacttatatattatgtttaacctgagtagcgaaagactgcGGTGatgtgaaaatgatgtgccgggagttgtgccgttctcggcggctctagtgaccctcgagctcccgactagctatcgagctggtgggtaacagatgtctccgaaaacgtcgaagcac contains these protein-coding regions:
- the LOC143419401 gene encoding uncharacterized protein LOC143419401 isoform X1 gives rise to the protein MSVIVSKADGVTVLTLTTDPQSPWPPLCQIFKNLCYSPVCCTVSQRLRSLNRASQTVLGTLQIMIGLLNIGLGSILYSTWTSFYLNYLGFPFWLGALFIMFGIVCVLSEKYPSPCLVILTVILNLTGVAFAITAIALYSINLGYIDSWWNCYEYYNGYNGYNGYNGYNGYNGYNGYNGYNGYNGYNGYNGYGYGRETIRSPSLEEKLLQEKCLEGRAMLVMLLRSISAVMITLSVLELCVVISSAVLGIKALRNKEKGQNKSTDDPELYKPLLEEDAAQPVA
- the LOC143419401 gene encoding uncharacterized protein LOC143419401 isoform X2; its protein translation is MSVIVSKADGVTVLTLTTDPQSPWPPLCQIFKNLCYSPVCCTVSQTVLGTLQIMIGLLNIGLGSILYSTWTSFYLNYLGFPFWLGALFIMFGIVCVLSEKYPSPCLVILTVILNLTGVAFAITAIALYSINLGYIDSWWNCYEYYNGYNGYNGYNGYNGYNGYNGYNGYNGYNGYNGYNGYGYGRETIRSPSLEEKLLQEKCLEGRAMLVMLLRSISAVMITLSVLELCVVISSAVLGIKALRNKEKGQNKSTDDPELYKPLLEEDAAQPVA